In one window of Ruminococcus albus AD2013 DNA:
- a CDS encoding ABC transporter permease → MKKLLSLKNVIISVSILILIWQLLFSVSSYDKALFPSPKMAFDALVELIENGKLFENIRTSMYRFVTGYFSSVIVAVVLGLILGRVPKLFQYINPAVQLLRPISPTAWMPFIVLLFGIGDVPAIVIIFIAAFFPVLLSTVSAVGNIDPVYLKVSKNFGIRQPALTWKVIFPAAFPQIANGIHLALGTAWIFLVAGEMVGAQSGLGYQIIDARNNIRADILLATILVIGIIGILLDGLLKLIEKVILKSWGGAA, encoded by the coding sequence ATGAAAAAACTGCTCTCACTGAAAAACGTTATCATATCGGTCTCGATACTGATATTGATATGGCAGCTGCTGTTCTCTGTCAGCAGTTATGATAAGGCTTTGTTCCCATCACCTAAAATGGCATTTGATGCCTTGGTAGAGTTGATAGAGAACGGAAAACTGTTTGAGAATATAAGAACGAGTATGTACCGCTTTGTTACGGGATATTTCAGCTCGGTGATCGTTGCTGTGGTACTGGGACTGATACTTGGAAGAGTACCGAAGTTGTTTCAGTACATAAATCCTGCGGTACAGCTTTTAAGACCTATCTCACCTACAGCGTGGATGCCTTTTATCGTTCTGCTGTTCGGTATAGGTGATGTTCCTGCTATCGTTATAATATTTATTGCGGCATTTTTCCCTGTGCTGCTTTCAACGGTGTCGGCGGTGGGAAATATCGACCCTGTGTACCTGAAAGTTTCAAAGAACTTCGGTATCAGACAGCCTGCGCTTACGTGGAAAGTTATTTTCCCTGCGGCGTTCCCGCAGATAGCAAACGGTATCCACCTTGCGCTGGGAACTGCATGGATATTCCTTGTTGCAGGTGAGATGGTGGGCGCACAGTCGGGACTCGGCTATCAGATAATTGATGCGAGAAACAATATCCGCGCGGATATACTTCTTGCGACGATACTTGTGATCGGTATTATCGGAATACTGCTTGACGGTCTGCTGAAACTCATCGAAAAAGTGATACTTAAATCGTGGGGAGGTGCTGCGTGA
- a CDS encoding ABC transporter substrate-binding protein — MKKRLPAFIISAALAFSAVSCGKADSKNKDDANTVKIAYLPITHSLAVLEEAEELEKESGLKVELVKYGSWAELLDALNSNRVDGASVLIELAMKSKEEGIGLKAVALGHRDGNVIVVSNDIGSAADLKGKTFAIPHRQSSHNILLNDALATAGLNIGDVNVTELAPTEMPSALASGQIDGYCVAEPFGAMGVNLGVGKVLFSSEELWEESLCCGLVLTDKFIDERHDDAKSFVESYKAAGNALDKEKAKEVAKKYLNQTDEVLDTSLQWISYNDLDITEEAYNALAEKVKAYGLSDNPPAYADFVKNDF; from the coding sequence ATGAAGAAAAGATTACCTGCATTTATAATTTCTGCCGCACTGGCGTTCTCTGCTGTTTCCTGCGGAAAGGCAGACAGCAAGAATAAAGACGATGCAAACACTGTTAAGATAGCTTATCTCCCCATAACCCATTCACTGGCTGTTCTTGAAGAAGCTGAAGAACTTGAAAAAGAATCGGGACTGAAAGTTGAACTTGTAAAGTACGGTTCATGGGCAGAATTGCTGGACGCCCTCAATTCAAACAGGGTTGACGGTGCTTCGGTACTTATAGAACTTGCTATGAAATCAAAAGAGGAAGGCATAGGACTTAAAGCGGTCGCACTGGGACACCGCGACGGAAATGTTATCGTTGTTTCAAATGATATCGGTTCTGCCGCCGACCTTAAAGGCAAGACCTTTGCGATACCTCACAGACAGTCATCTCACAACATTCTGCTGAATGATGCACTGGCAACAGCGGGTCTTAATATCGGCGATGTAAATGTTACCGAGCTTGCACCTACCGAAATGCCTTCTGCACTTGCAAGCGGTCAGATAGACGGCTACTGCGTGGCTGAACCTTTTGGTGCAATGGGTGTTAACCTCGGAGTAGGAAAGGTGCTGTTCAGTTCGGAGGAACTCTGGGAAGAATCCCTCTGCTGCGGACTTGTACTCACTGACAAATTCATTGATGAGCGTCATGATGATGCTAAGTCATTCGTTGAAAGCTATAAGGCGGCAGGAAATGCCCTCGATAAGGAAAAGGCTAAAGAGGTAGCGAAAAAGTACCTGAATCAGACCGATGAAGTACTGGACACCTCACTTCAGTGGATATCCTATAACGATCTCGACATAACAGAGGAAGCTTACAATGCACTTGCCGAGAAAGTCAAGGCATACGGGCTTTCCGATAACCCTCCCGCATATGCGGACTTTGTAAAAAATGATTTTTGA
- a CDS encoding YibE/F family protein produces the protein MIDMNLKDLLKKVGRKKAVTIFILFLICIGGVIFTENDYFLYDRTIAEVVSASEELTRSSPALINSKEYQYTQRLTVEIKNGVHKGKFATVTNKYSSSLVTDEKYSKGDKLFVDVNGSGDTLKATCTGVKRDVYAVGVTMLFALTIVIVGGKKGALSLLSVTLNTLIFAAAIEFYHRGLDLFGLCLAAAFLFTAASLTIVSGVNKKTAAAVISALCGTAVTIAIAYTVLKLTKGRGVRFDQMQYLIKPYEEIFISELLVGGLGAIMDISITMSSSMSELIDRDSSITFSALRHSGREIGKDIMGTMTNVLLFTYVCGCIPLIILALRNNVTLTDVLNNYLDLEIVRAFVGGIGIVLTIPIAIFISTHMLKGTKKISPQPKEGDA, from the coding sequence ATGATAGATATGAACCTGAAAGATCTGCTGAAAAAGGTCGGCAGAAAAAAAGCAGTGACGATATTTATACTGTTTTTGATCTGTATCGGTGGGGTGATATTCACCGAAAATGACTATTTCCTTTATGACAGAACCATAGCAGAAGTCGTTTCGGCATCGGAAGAACTGACTCGTTCCTCCCCCGCCCTGATAAACTCAAAGGAGTATCAATACACCCAGCGTCTGACAGTTGAGATCAAAAACGGCGTACACAAAGGCAAGTTCGCCACAGTGACAAATAAGTATTCCTCCTCACTGGTGACAGACGAAAAATACTCAAAAGGCGACAAGCTGTTTGTGGATGTAAATGGTTCGGGTGATACACTCAAAGCGACCTGCACGGGTGTAAAACGTGACGTTTATGCTGTCGGTGTTACGATGCTTTTTGCACTGACCATTGTTATAGTCGGGGGTAAAAAAGGCGCACTTTCTCTCCTTTCTGTTACCTTAAACACTCTGATTTTTGCCGCCGCCATCGAATTTTATCACCGCGGTCTTGACCTTTTCGGACTTTGCCTTGCGGCGGCATTTCTGTTCACTGCTGCCTCACTAACTATCGTCAGCGGTGTAAATAAAAAAACTGCGGCGGCAGTAATTTCCGCACTTTGCGGCACCGCTGTCACCATCGCCATTGCGTATACAGTACTTAAACTCACAAAGGGCAGAGGTGTGCGTTTCGACCAGATGCAGTACCTTATAAAACCCTATGAGGAAATATTTATATCTGAACTTCTTGTAGGCGGTCTGGGTGCGATAATGGATATCTCCATAACCATGTCATCGTCAATGTCGGAACTAATCGACAGGGACAGCAGTATCACTTTCTCCGCACTAAGGCATTCGGGACGCGAGATAGGCAAGGATATCATGGGTACCATGACAAACGTCCTGCTTTTCACCTACGTATGCGGCTGCATACCGCTGATAATACTTGCACTCAGGAACAATGTCACGCTTACGGACGTTCTCAACAATTACCTCGATCTCGAGATCGTCCGTGCATTTGTCGGCGGAATTGGCATAGTCCTTACCATACCCATAGCGATATTCATCTCGACACATATGCTGAAAGGTACTAAAAAGATATCACCTCAGCCGAAAGAAGGCGATGCCTGA
- a CDS encoding YibE/F family protein, whose amino-acid sequence MEFILGTILLILMIAVGGVRGAKTFAAMYANIIVLIITVFLIACGVNAVAVTLIGCSVIGVVILFWINGVNIKTVTAFASIATVLLLFAAVMLYIGSSSHIQGFADENTEEICWYSPDIGLDMRQVTLAMMLTGLIGAITDTAIAITSALYEVRENNPELSMSELFISGMNIGRDIIGTTTNTLLFAYIGEFMTLVIWFREYEYSFSEIINSKVFCQDFLQIVSSGAGCMTIIPVAALFMAYSLTHRKPRETDGETEQSSEGPSMTDSSAI is encoded by the coding sequence ATGGAATTCATACTCGGAACGATTCTTCTGATACTGATGATAGCAGTAGGCGGGGTAAGAGGTGCCAAGACCTTCGCCGCTATGTACGCAAACATCATCGTACTGATAATCACAGTCTTCCTGATAGCCTGCGGTGTGAACGCCGTTGCTGTGACGCTGATAGGCTGTTCTGTCATAGGCGTAGTGATACTGTTCTGGATAAATGGTGTGAACATCAAGACCGTTACGGCATTCGCGTCTATCGCAACAGTACTTCTTCTGTTCGCGGCGGTGATGCTGTACATCGGTTCAAGCTCCCACATACAGGGTTTTGCTGATGAAAACACCGAGGAGATATGCTGGTACAGTCCTGATATCGGGCTTGATATGCGGCAGGTAACTCTTGCCATGATGCTTACCGGACTTATCGGTGCGATAACTGACACAGCAATCGCCATAACTTCTGCGCTGTATGAAGTCCGTGAGAATAATCCCGAACTCAGCATGAGTGAACTTTTCATCTCGGGAATGAATATCGGCAGGGACATAATCGGCACTACGACCAACACACTTCTCTTCGCCTACATCGGTGAATTTATGACTCTGGTCATCTGGTTCCGCGAATACGAGTACTCATTCTCTGAGATAATCAATTCAAAGGTATTCTGCCAGGATTTTCTCCAGATAGTATCCAGCGGTGCAGGTTGCATGACAATAATTCCTGTTGCGGCACTGTTCATGGCGTACAGTCTGACACACAGAAAGCCACGCGAAACCGATGGTGAAACAGAACAAAGCTCCGAAGGACCGAGCATGACAGATAGTTCGGCAATCTGA
- a CDS encoding metal ABC transporter solute-binding protein, Zn/Mn family, giving the protein MLKKKIGIYALTLVMAAVGMTSCSAASADKSDVKGKKKSADGSETFSVVCTIFPEYDWVKEILGDHADNVELTYLLDNGVDLHSYQPTADDILKINTCDLFVYVGGESDEWVEDVLETSQNKDMKVINLMEVLGDSAKVEELKEGMQEDEHDHEHDHSKEVSTFEDDEVQDRSLSDWAGEWQSPYPFVLDGTLDEAWKAMAETKGKMTAEEYKEYYKTGYETDIKSVKIDGDNITYTYDNGKTVSSDYKYTGYFIQDWSGGTRAAMYRFEAEDKESGAPVYIEFNDHMIEPAKAEHFHLRMSNESYDAIVDPEKYWPTFFPAEMSGEDICDHLAGHDKDEEKHEHEHEEGEEEYDEHVWLSIKNAEVLCAEIENNLEAIDSANAADYKANLDSYIAKLSELDNSFSTLVDNSSVKTLIFGDRFPFRYFVDDYGLDYFAAFIGCSAETEASFDTIVFLADKVKELDSKTIFTLENSSKDIAETIISTSGKEVDIAELNSLQSVSNEDIENGASYLSLMQKNYDVLASVLK; this is encoded by the coding sequence ATGTTAAAGAAAAAAATCGGCATTTATGCTTTGACACTCGTAATGGCAGCGGTCGGTATGACAAGCTGTTCGGCAGCTTCTGCGGACAAGTCGGACGTGAAAGGTAAAAAGAAGTCTGCTGACGGTTCTGAGACTTTCAGTGTAGTTTGCACAATATTCCCCGAGTACGACTGGGTAAAAGAGATACTCGGCGATCACGCTGACAATGTTGAGCTCACCTATCTTCTTGATAACGGCGTTGATCTTCACAGCTATCAGCCTACTGCTGACGATATACTGAAGATCAATACCTGTGACCTGTTCGTATATGTGGGCGGAGAGTCCGATGAATGGGTGGAAGATGTGCTTGAAACTTCTCAGAACAAGGATATGAAAGTCATAAACCTTATGGAAGTTCTCGGAGATTCCGCTAAAGTAGAGGAACTCAAGGAAGGTATGCAGGAGGACGAACATGACCACGAGCATGACCACAGCAAGGAAGTTTCCACCTTTGAGGACGATGAGGTACAGGACAGGAGCCTTTCAGACTGGGCAGGCGAATGGCAGTCTCCATATCCTTTCGTGTTGGATGGAACACTCGATGAGGCGTGGAAAGCCATGGCTGAAACAAAAGGTAAAATGACTGCCGAGGAGTATAAAGAATACTACAAGACAGGCTATGAGACAGATATCAAGTCTGTAAAGATCGACGGTGATAATATCACATATACCTACGATAACGGAAAGACCGTAAGTTCGGATTACAAGTATACAGGATACTTCATTCAGGATTGGTCGGGCGGAACAAGAGCTGCAATGTACAGATTTGAAGCTGAGGACAAAGAGTCGGGCGCACCTGTTTATATCGAGTTCAATGACCATATGATCGAACCTGCAAAAGCCGAACATTTCCACCTTAGAATGAGCAATGAAAGCTATGATGCTATCGTCGATCCCGAAAAGTACTGGCCTACATTCTTCCCTGCTGAAATGAGCGGAGAGGATATCTGCGATCATCTTGCAGGTCATGACAAGGATGAGGAAAAACACGAGCATGAACACGAAGAGGGCGAAGAAGAATACGATGAACACGTATGGCTCTCTATAAAAAACGCAGAGGTACTCTGTGCTGAGATCGAGAACAACCTTGAAGCTATCGACTCAGCAAATGCCGCAGACTACAAGGCTAACCTTGACAGCTATATAGCGAAACTCTCCGAACTTGATAACAGCTTCAGTACACTTGTTGATAATTCTTCCGTTAAGACGCTCATATTCGGGGACAGATTCCCCTTCCGCTATTTTGTTGATGATTACGGTCTTGACTACTTTGCAGCATTTATCGGCTGCTCCGCTGAAACAGAAGCAAGCTTCGATACTATCGTATTCCTTGCAGATAAAGTCAAGGAGCTTGATAGTAAAACTATATTCACCCTTGAAAATTCAAGCAAGGATATAGCGGAAACTATTATCAGCACATCGGGCAAAGAAGTTGATATAGCCGAACTCAACTCACTCCAGTCTGTATCTAATGAGGATATTGAGAACGGCGCAAGCTATCTCTCCCTTATGCAGAAGAACTATGACGTTCTTGCATCTGTTCTTAAATAA
- a CDS encoding GGDEF domain-containing protein → MYNDQQYKKDLEFIEKIDKNVSSKVVFFLYFFPLIACLAAHALYLTLFTFAGINPMVKFNIGSVGFYALLIILARYFKEKLNLIYASMAEIIVHAIAATVCVGLKPDFCMFLLMIIPLAFLVPNKKRFIPFIVMFISVPAYGILRYIYIIPGRERYDMSDSSYATLFYVINILIGSSVLIYVAMIFTCMHCYYDCKTRIQNEQLRSMASTDPLTKLNNRREMGRILNDVVNNSRKSGKGYIIGIGDIDDFKKVNDSYGHDKGDDVLSNIAKIITDNLPEGGYAARWGGEEFLFVLPDSDTEEGLVCANNIVKSVRKLRFKKSVTEFSVTMTIGICDGHPENNIEKVISLADSRLYKGKHNGKDRVVSTDK, encoded by the coding sequence ATGTATAACGACCAGCAATATAAAAAAGATCTTGAATTCATTGAAAAAATCGATAAGAACGTATCTTCTAAGGTCGTGTTCTTTCTGTATTTTTTCCCGCTTATCGCTTGTCTGGCTGCACACGCGCTTTATCTGACGCTGTTTACCTTTGCAGGTATAAATCCAATGGTAAAATTCAACATTGGCAGCGTGGGCTTTTATGCGCTGCTGATAATACTCGCCCGCTATTTCAAAGAAAAACTCAATCTTATCTATGCTTCAATGGCAGAGATAATCGTTCATGCGATAGCAGCAACAGTGTGCGTGGGACTGAAACCCGATTTTTGTATGTTTCTGCTTATGATAATACCTCTGGCATTTCTTGTCCCCAATAAAAAAAGGTTCATACCATTTATAGTAATGTTCATATCCGTGCCTGCTTACGGGATACTAAGATACATCTACATTATTCCGGGACGGGAGCGTTATGATATGAGCGATTCTTCTTACGCGACGTTATTTTATGTGATAAATATTCTGATTGGCTCATCCGTGCTTATTTACGTTGCAATGATATTCACTTGTATGCACTGCTATTATGACTGCAAAACGAGAATCCAGAACGAACAGCTGAGATCAATGGCTTCCACCGATCCCCTTACTAAGCTGAACAACCGGCGCGAAATGGGCAGGATCCTTAACGATGTCGTAAATAACAGCCGTAAAAGCGGTAAAGGTTACATTATAGGCATAGGCGATATCGATGATTTTAAGAAGGTCAACGACAGTTACGGACATGACAAGGGTGACGATGTTCTTTCCAATATAGCGAAGATCATTACTGATAATCTGCCTGAGGGTGGATATGCTGCAAGATGGGGCGGTGAAGAGTTCCTGTTTGTGCTGCCGGATTCTGATACAGAAGAGGGTTTGGTCTGCGCCAACAATATAGTAAAAAGCGTCAGAAAACTGCGCTTTAAGAAAAGTGTTACAGAATTCTCTGTCACCATGACGATAGGTATATGCGACGGACACCCTGAAAACAACATAGAAAAAGTTATAAGCCTTGCCGACAGCAGACTGTACAAGGGCAAACACAACGGCAAAGATCGGGTGGTCAGCACTGATAAATAA
- a CDS encoding diguanylate cyclase — protein sequence MINGKKIIALCTSRIYDPQQHSYIKNLNERLKKLDMCLFIYALNMDLYWNENLPHSEAGIFELIPYDRVDAVVIMDEKIKSKTVSKSIIAQARSHSVPIIVVDAEYEGTTNIYYDYAAGFEKVVRHVIEDHGVTRPHFMAGFKNNRFSEERLDCFKRVMKENGLPFDESMVSYGDFWAVPTREAMKKLLARDELPQAIICANDIMAINVMDVLTEADIRIPEDMIVTGFDGLHEGDLCSPPLTTASCSSKQLADAVTKAILKRLNGEDCDNIAVVPGFMPKKSCGCSGYLPADNVTNSFNIGFYRYEDDMRVLYEMSVKMQMSDSIEAAICCMRDDKTEEMCCIISKNCLATDRNFFLEDVDMGDMCLIYESYTYPNKIRDFDKEDIVPGLDILLESGYPLIFNVLDYMNKPFGYTVFSYHRYDITEYSKSAGVTNAFNLGLGGLITLRYQRFLSNKIAQMYLNDNLTGLYNRQGFQAAIDNELEKPANYGKQLTAIMFDIDGLKAINDNFGHDAGDRAIAKGASALKEACPPDAYCVRFGGDEMIALIIGECDSDTIISRINSILEVSSKNEEFEIKASCGAFSQPITQDMELNDVIKRADKHMYEIKKSHKQHR from the coding sequence ATGATAAACGGCAAAAAAATAATAGCCTTATGCACCTCAAGGATATATGATCCTCAGCAGCATAGCTATATAAAAAATCTGAATGAGCGACTGAAAAAGCTTGATATGTGCCTGTTCATATACGCGCTTAATATGGATCTTTACTGGAATGAGAACTTGCCCCATTCCGAAGCAGGTATTTTTGAACTCATCCCCTATGACCGCGTCGATGCCGTTGTTATCATGGACGAGAAGATAAAAAGCAAGACCGTAAGCAAAAGTATAATAGCACAAGCGCGGTCCCATTCCGTTCCCATTATCGTGGTCGATGCGGAATATGAAGGCACTACAAATATATACTACGACTACGCGGCAGGCTTTGAAAAAGTCGTTCGCCATGTTATAGAAGATCACGGTGTGACCAGACCCCATTTTATGGCAGGATTCAAAAATAACCGTTTTTCGGAGGAACGGCTTGATTGTTTCAAACGTGTGATGAAAGAGAACGGACTGCCTTTTGATGAAAGCATGGTCAGCTACGGAGATTTCTGGGCTGTGCCTACACGCGAGGCTATGAAAAAACTCCTTGCTCGCGATGAACTTCCGCAGGCTATAATATGCGCTAATGATATAATGGCGATAAACGTAATGGACGTACTTACCGAAGCTGATATACGCATACCCGAAGATATGATCGTTACGGGCTTTGACGGACTGCATGAGGGTGATCTTTGTTCACCGCCTCTGACTACCGCTTCATGCAGCAGCAAACAGCTTGCCGATGCAGTAACAAAAGCCATTTTAAAAAGGCTTAACGGAGAAGACTGTGATAACATAGCCGTTGTTCCCGGATTTATGCCAAAGAAGTCCTGCGGCTGCAGCGGATATTTACCCGCCGACAATGTCACAAACAGCTTCAATATCGGTTTTTATCGTTACGAAGATGATATGCGCGTGCTGTATGAGATGTCCGTAAAAATGCAAATGTCAGATTCAATAGAAGCTGCAATATGTTGTATGCGCGATGACAAAACAGAAGAAATGTGCTGTATCATCAGCAAGAACTGTCTGGCAACAGACCGCAACTTCTTCCTTGAAGATGTGGATATGGGAGATATGTGCCTTATATATGAATCCTACACTTATCCGAATAAGATAAGGGATTTCGATAAGGAAGATATCGTTCCCGGTTTGGATATTCTGCTGGAAAGCGGATATCCGCTGATATTCAATGTTCTTGATTATATGAACAAACCTTTCGGATATACCGTATTCTCATACCACCGGTACGACATAACCGAATATTCCAAATCAGCAGGTGTTACCAACGCTTTCAATCTGGGTCTCGGCGGACTTATTACACTGCGGTATCAGCGCTTTTTATCAAACAAGATAGCACAGATGTACCTTAACGACAATCTTACAGGTCTGTATAACCGGCAGGGATTCCAAGCCGCTATCGATAACGAACTCGAAAAACCTGCGAACTATGGCAAACAGCTGACTGCGATAATGTTTGATATAGACGGGCTTAAAGCCATAAATGACAACTTCGGACACGATGCAGGCGACAGAGCCATAGCAAAAGGCGCTTCCGCGCTGAAAGAAGCCTGCCCGCCCGACGCATATTGTGTGCGTTTCGGCGGAGATGAGATGATCGCACTGATCATAGGCGAATGTGACAGTGACACGATAATATCACGGATAAACTCCATACTCGAAGTCAGCAGCAAGAATGAGGAATTTGAGATAAAAGCCAGCTGCGGAGCATTCTCTCAGCCTATAACACAGGATATGGAGCTCAACGATGTCATCAAGCGTGCAGACAAACATATGTATGAGATCAAAAAATCCCACAAACAGCACAGATAA
- a CDS encoding sensor domain-containing diguanylate cyclase yields MDFDSILSVYKSKTCIISVERTADGKYGNIRIAAGNKAHYEDMMNAMHRPFIPDSPYSEYFPENKNFEDFCCRCAFMGQPLHSYVSLPQMGLWLNMFLLPLESDKENIGYCIYSYEVTQEVNAEQRATLSADTSAAVLQTCIKLHGQNDTRQTFQEVIEDIRGICDSDYCCILLVDEDERRCTPLCEAFRGGDAPINSIDNYNNDEFYDIVETWKDTIGDSTCIIIKDKDDMEWLRSKNPVWHSSLNEAGVKSIVMFPLNHNGKLLGYMFASNFNVDNAVKIKETLELSTFFIASEIDNYQLLQRLEILSTIDMLTGVKNRNAMNNIVDEIKAGKKTINAPYAVLFTDLNGLKKVNDVEGHGAGDLLLQKVADILQSVFFDSEIYRAGGDEFMILVEQADKAEIDSRLARLREQSEKEDGHFAVGVCFVDGDIDILNAMRIADERMYDDKKEYYRRNPELKYR; encoded by the coding sequence ATGGATTTTGATAGCATTCTTTCTGTATATAAAAGTAAGACCTGTATTATTTCGGTTGAGAGAACAGCGGACGGTAAATATGGAAATATACGCATCGCGGCGGGAAACAAAGCTCATTATGAAGATATGATGAATGCCATGCACCGACCCTTTATCCCAGATTCTCCCTATTCGGAATATTTCCCGGAAAATAAGAATTTTGAAGATTTCTGCTGTCGCTGTGCATTTATGGGACAGCCTCTTCATTCCTATGTCAGCCTTCCGCAGATGGGACTTTGGCTGAATATGTTCCTGCTTCCTCTTGAATCCGATAAGGAAAATATCGGATACTGTATATATTCTTACGAGGTCACGCAGGAGGTAAATGCTGAACAGAGGGCGACCCTTTCTGCTGATACATCTGCCGCAGTACTTCAGACCTGTATAAAACTCCATGGGCAGAATGATACACGTCAGACCTTTCAGGAAGTTATAGAGGATATCCGCGGTATATGTGATTCAGACTATTGCTGTATACTTCTTGTTGATGAGGATGAACGCAGATGCACCCCTTTGTGCGAAGCTTTCAGGGGCGGAGATGCGCCGATAAATTCCATAGATAATTACAACAACGATGAATTTTATGATATAGTCGAAACATGGAAGGATACCATCGGTGACAGCACTTGCATAATAATCAAGGATAAAGATGATATGGAGTGGCTGAGATCGAAAAATCCTGTATGGCATAGTTCACTGAATGAAGCGGGTGTAAAAAGTATCGTTATGTTCCCGCTGAATCACAACGGAAAGCTTCTGGGATATATGTTTGCCAGTAATTTCAATGTTGATAATGCTGTAAAGATCAAAGAGACACTTGAACTGAGCACGTTCTTTATCGCTTCCGAGATCGACAATTATCAGCTTTTGCAAAGGCTTGAGATACTCAGCACCATCGATATGCTGACAGGTGTAAAGAACCGAAATGCAATGAACAATATAGTAGATGAAATAAAAGCAGGAAAGAAAACGATCAACGCACCATATGCCGTTTTGTTCACTGATCTGAACGGTCTTAAAAAGGTGAACGATGTTGAGGGACACGGTGCGGGGGATCTGCTTCTCCAAAAGGTGGCTGATATACTGCAAAGCGTATTTTTCGACAGCGAGATATACCGTGCAGGCGGAGATGAGTTCATGATATTAGTCGAGCAGGCTGATAAAGCTGAAATAGACTCAAGACTTGCAAGACTCAGGGAGCAGTCGGAAAAAGAAGACGGTCATTTTGCGGTTGGCGTATGCTTTGTCGATGGAGATATAGATATACTCAACGCTATGCGTATTGCAGATGAGCGTATGTATGACGATAAAAAAGAGTATTACCGCCGCAATCCCGAACTTAAATACAGGTGA